The window GCCGCCCGCGCCCAAGTACGGCGGCACCCCCGGTCCGCTGCACAACCAGATCGCCCAGCCCGACCGCAAGCTGGACAACAGCACGGCCTGGCAGAAGGACTACAGCCAGAAGCACTTCCAGGACCTGTACTTCGGTACCGGTGCCGGCAAGAACTCGCTGAAGACCTACTACGAGAAGACCTCCTCGGGCCGTTACTCGGTCGACGGTCAGGTCGCCGACTGGGTCAAGATCCCGTACAACGAGGCCCGTTACGGCTCGAACTACTGCGGTCAGACCAACTGCGCCAACGTCTGGGACACCGTCAAGGACGGCGTGACCGCCTGGGCCGAGGCGCAGAAGAAGGCCGGCAAGACCGACGCGCAGATCAAGGCCCAGCTGGCGCAGTACGACCAGTGGGACCGCAACGACTTCGACGGCGACGGCAACTTCAACGAGCCCGACGGCTACATCGACCACTTCCAGATCGTCCACGCGGGCGAGGACGAGTCGGCCGGCGGCGGCGTGCAGGGCACCAACGCCCTGTGGGCGCACCGCTGGTACGCCTACGGCACGGACGCCGGCAAGACCGGTCCGGCGAACAACAAGGCCGGCGGTACCCAGATCGGCAGCACCGGCATCTGGGTCGGCGACTACACGATGCAGCCCGAGAACGGCGGCCTCGGCGTCTTCGCGCACGAGTACGGCCACGACCTGGGCCTCCCGGACCTCTACGACACCTCCGGTGGCGGCGAGAACGGCGTCGGCTTCTGGTCCCTGATGTCGGCGGGCTCCTGGCTCGGCGCGGGCAAGGAGTCCATAGGCGACCTCCCGGGCGACATGACGGCCTGGGACAAGCTCCAGCTGGGCTGGCTGAACTACGGCGAGGCGAAGGCCGCGACGAAGTCCACCCACAAGCTGGGCGTCTCCGCGTACAACACCAAGGACAAGCAGGCGCTGGTCGTCGAGCTGCCGAAGAAGAAGGTCAAGACCGAGATCGTCGCTCCCGCCGAGGGTTCCTCGCAGTGGTGGAGCAACATGGGTGACGACCTCAAGAACACCCTGACCCGCTCGGTCGACCTGACCGGCAAGTCCTCCGCGGCCCTCTCCCTCAAGGGCTGGTGGGACATCGAGGCGGAGTACGACTTCCTGTACACCGAGGTGTCCACGGACGGCGGCGCCAACTGGACCGCCCTCGCCGGCACCGCCAACGGCACGGCCATCCCGGTCGACGCCGGCGGCAACCCCTCGCTGACCGGTGCCTCGGGCGCCTGGCAGAACCTGAACTACCCGCTGGACGCCTACGCGGGCAAGAAGGTCGACGTCCGCTTCCGCTACCAGACGGACGGCGGCGCGGGCGGCAAGGGCTTCACCGCCGACGCCGTCAACATCACCGCGGACGGCGCCACGCTGTTCACCGACGGCGCCGAGAACGGCGACAACGGCTGGACCGGCAAGGGCTTCTCGCGGGTCGGCGCCGACTTCACCAAGGAGTACGCGCAGTACTACCTGGCGGAGAACCGTCGCTACGTGTCCTCGGACGCCACGCTGAAGGTCGGTCCGTACAACTTCGGTTCGGCCGCCCGTCCCAAGTGGGTCGAGCACTACCCGTACCAGGACGGCCTGCTCATCTGGCAGTGGGACACCTCGCAGAAGGACAACAACACCAGCCAGCACCCGGGGCAGGGCCTGATCCTTCCGATCGACGCCAACGCCAAGCCCATGAAGTGGACCGACGGCACGCTGCTGCGGAACAAGATCCAGCCGTACGACGCGACGTTCAGCGCCTACTCGACGGACGCGTTCACGCTGCACAAGGCGGACCAGGAGCTCTTCATCAAGCCGAAGGCCGCCAACATGGTCTTCGACGACCACAAGGGCAAGTACTACTACGACGAGAACCCGACCGGCTCGGTGAAGGTCACTGACACCAACACCAAGATCAAGATCGCGAAGGAGACCTACGACGGTCTCCAGATGACGATCGAGGTCGGCCCCGCCGTCAAGTAATTCGGTTAAGCCGCAGGTCAAAGCATGATCGGCCGTCGCCCCCTAGCGGGCGGCGGCCGATCGCGTTTAGATGCGGGGGCTGAGTTTCTTGTTGACGGGGGAGCTGAAGATCATGCCCGGTGGAGGTTTCGTCAGATTGCCAGGCGGCAGCGTGGTGGTCGCGCTCACGCTGCCGAGGCCGTCCGGTGAGGGCGGAAATGTCCGCGTGCTGGTGCACGCCGCGAACCGGGCCCGCGCCCTGACCAGGCTGCGGAACCTCGGGATGCGGGCCGTCTACCTGCGGGGCAACGACCAGGCCCCGACCCCGGACGAGGTGACCGCCGTCCTGCACCACCCCGACGGCCTGCTGTGGCGCTGCGCCCCCGACCGGGCGCAGGAACTCTGGCACCCGATACGAGCCCTCCTGGGCGGGTAGGCCGCCGCCCCGGCAAGATCCGGAAGGGACGGCCCGGTCCGGACCGCGAGGCGTGCCGGGGCGCCCGGGCAGGCCGCGCGCACGGGCCTCAGGCCGTCTCGCGCGGGTCCTGCCGGAGCCGGGCCGCCTGGCCGCCCACCAGGGTCACACCGGCCGTGTGGAGCTCCTCCAGGGCCCGCGCGGCGGTGTGCGCGGACACGGCGGCCGTCAGGTCCAGCAGCACGCTGGTGGCGAAGCCGGCCCGCACCGCGTCGAGGGCGGTGGCCCGGACGCAGTGGTCGGTGGCGATGCCGACGACGTCGACCTCGGTGACGTGCCGCTCCCGCAGCCACTCGGCGAGGCCCGCGCCGTTCTCGTCCTGACCCTCGAACCCGCTGTACGCGGCCTCGTACGCCCCCTTGTCGAAGACGGCGGCGACGGCGCCCGACGCCACGGCGGGGGCGAAGTTCGGGTGGAACCCGACGCCCTCGGTGCCGGCGACGCAGTGCACGGGCCAGGAGGTCTCGTAATCCGGCTCGGCCGGCGGGCGGGCGAAGTGCGACCCCGGGTCGACGTGGTGGTCGCGGGTGGCGACGACGTGCCGGTAGCCGGGCGTGGCCTGCCCGATCAGCTCGGTGATCGCGGCGGCGACATCGGCCCCGCCCGTGACCGCGAGGCTGCCGCCCTCGCAGAAGTCGTTCTGTACGTCGACGACGATCAGTGCGCGGTGCATGTCGCGTGTCCTTAGGTCGATGTGATGTGCCGGTGCGCGTGGCTCTTCCCCCGCCCCACGCCTTCCCGAACCTGGGCCGTGAACGCGGCCGGGGCGCGGTCGGCGGGGCGGGGAGCGCCCCCGCGGGGCCGGCCCACCCCTCCCGTCGGGCCGCCTACGCGTACTCGGTCGGGATCACGGCCTCGCCCTTCGACAGCTGCGTCGCGGACAGCGGCAGCCGGCCCAGCACCGCCCGGTGCCGGTCCCGCACGGCCTCCAGCGGTTCGCGAGCCACCACCTCGCCGCCCTTGACCAGCTGGACGAGCAGCTGCCGGTCGGCCAGCGCCGCCGGCACCGGGCCGGTGCCCAGGACCTCGGCCTCGGCCACGCCGTCGGCGTCCGTGCGGCGGGCCGCCCACTTGCGGCCCCCGACCGACGTCTTGCCGCCCGATGACTTCTTCGCCACGGGCGCCAGCGGCGCCTTCGGATCCGCGGACGTCGCCCGCGCCACCAGCTTGTAGACCATCGAGCACGTCGGGTGCCCGCTGCCGGTCACCAGCTGCGTGCCGACGCCGTAGGCGTCCACCG of the Streptomyces sp. NBC_01426 genome contains:
- a CDS encoding immune inhibitor A domain-containing protein, whose translation is MGATAATGAFFTAAQADDRWGSPAVDRQDPSAPAKEQVKHDLEGPFSKQQAQAREAALDQVLSGKKNVEQRGASKVVKLDDKKYVELGREKTDKIFTILVEFGDQVDSTTMFDPDGPGGPKPPAPKYGGTPGPLHNQIAQPDRKLDNSTAWQKDYSQKHFQDLYFGTGAGKNSLKTYYEKTSSGRYSVDGQVADWVKIPYNEARYGSNYCGQTNCANVWDTVKDGVTAWAEAQKKAGKTDAQIKAQLAQYDQWDRNDFDGDGNFNEPDGYIDHFQIVHAGEDESAGGGVQGTNALWAHRWYAYGTDAGKTGPANNKAGGTQIGSTGIWVGDYTMQPENGGLGVFAHEYGHDLGLPDLYDTSGGGENGVGFWSLMSAGSWLGAGKESIGDLPGDMTAWDKLQLGWLNYGEAKAATKSTHKLGVSAYNTKDKQALVVELPKKKVKTEIVAPAEGSSQWWSNMGDDLKNTLTRSVDLTGKSSAALSLKGWWDIEAEYDFLYTEVSTDGGANWTALAGTANGTAIPVDAGGNPSLTGASGAWQNLNYPLDAYAGKKVDVRFRYQTDGGAGGKGFTADAVNITADGATLFTDGAENGDNGWTGKGFSRVGADFTKEYAQYYLAENRRYVSSDATLKVGPYNFGSAARPKWVEHYPYQDGLLIWQWDTSQKDNNTSQHPGQGLILPIDANAKPMKWTDGTLLRNKIQPYDATFSAYSTDAFTLHKADQELFIKPKAANMVFDDHKGKYYYDENPTGSVKVTDTNTKIKIAKETYDGLQMTIEVGPAVK
- a CDS encoding nicotinamidase is translated as MHRALIVVDVQNDFCEGGSLAVTGGADVAAAITELIGQATPGYRHVVATRDHHVDPGSHFARPPAEPDYETSWPVHCVAGTEGVGFHPNFAPAVASGAVAAVFDKGAYEAAYSGFEGQDENGAGLAEWLRERHVTEVDVVGIATDHCVRATALDAVRAGFATSVLLDLTAAVSAHTAARALEELHTAGVTLVGGQAARLRQDPRETA